The following are from one region of the Leptospira terpstrae serovar Hualin str. LT 11-33 = ATCC 700639 genome:
- a CDS encoding hybrid sensor histidine kinase/response regulator: MDKILIVDDEEDIRIALKRVLSREGYQIELAESASEAIQRISAGETFSVVISDILMSGMSGIDFTKFVAEKNINLPVILITGNPNLSSAESVIRYHAFEYISKPVDRTQILSVVKRALEIKNQKDSDLEKLMLSEKLEKALRTQNLDLNRQNAAILNATSDAVITIDSKLTIVSANKASFEMFRFQTPLDLIGQSVKILFTENKMQKYMAQVSKVLSEEENKSTLQLSDVTLLRSDLSTFLADIAICSYSLDGDTYYTGVIRDVTQKKVMVEQLIHSERRAFLSVVAASIGHEINNSLTAIQGFVEMASRENADTMLKDRALKVTLNQTEKLRALTSNLLQLGKSLKSNNEQSKILNLNKEISSVLQVFKETAKLKYCHIKREESSEEIPFRMNSDQFALLLSNILLNAADATNNIGTIEIITYQDQRNSHLIISDDGDGMSPETLDKIYEPYFTTKELGKGTGLGMFVVKQIVDNFEIRLEIESSPGKGSKFHFIFPKALES, translated from the coding sequence ATGGATAAAATTCTAATAGTAGATGATGAAGAAGACATTCGAATAGCCTTAAAAAGAGTTCTTTCGCGCGAAGGTTATCAAATCGAACTCGCTGAATCTGCTTCAGAAGCAATTCAAAGAATATCTGCTGGAGAAACTTTTTCTGTAGTCATTTCAGATATTCTAATGTCTGGAATGTCAGGTATTGATTTCACAAAGTTCGTTGCCGAAAAAAACATTAACTTACCGGTGATTTTAATTACAGGAAATCCAAATCTTTCTTCTGCTGAATCTGTGATTCGTTACCATGCTTTTGAATATATATCCAAACCTGTAGACAGAACGCAGATTCTATCAGTTGTTAAACGAGCATTAGAAATTAAAAATCAAAAAGATTCCGATTTAGAAAAATTAATGTTATCGGAGAAACTAGAAAAAGCTCTACGCACTCAAAATTTAGATTTAAACAGACAGAACGCTGCCATATTGAATGCAACTTCAGACGCAGTAATCACTATAGATTCTAAACTGACAATAGTATCAGCAAATAAAGCAAGTTTTGAGATGTTTCGATTTCAGACACCGCTAGATCTCATTGGTCAATCGGTGAAAATCTTATTTACCGAAAATAAAATGCAAAAGTATATGGCACAAGTTTCTAAGGTCCTGAGTGAAGAAGAAAATAAATCCACATTGCAACTTTCAGATGTAACTTTATTACGTTCCGATTTATCTACCTTTTTAGCTGACATTGCCATTTGTTCCTATAGTTTAGATGGGGATACGTATTACACAGGTGTCATTAGAGATGTGACACAAAAGAAAGTGATGGTAGAACAACTAATCCATTCGGAGCGTAGAGCTTTTTTATCCGTAGTGGCAGCTAGTATTGGTCACGAAATTAATAACTCTTTAACTGCAATCCAAGGTTTTGTGGAAATGGCTTCTAGAGAAAACGCTGATACAATGTTGAAAGATCGAGCGTTAAAAGTGACTCTAAATCAGACAGAAAAATTAAGAGCACTCACATCCAACTTATTACAACTTGGAAAATCATTAAAATCAAATAATGAACAATCCAAGATATTGAATTTAAACAAAGAAATTTCTTCCGTTCTTCAAGTTTTCAAAGAAACAGCAAAATTAAAATACTGTCATATTAAAAGAGAGGAATCTTCGGAAGAAATACCTTTCCGAATGAACTCAGATCAATTTGCATTATTACTATCAAATATTCTTCTCAATGCAGCTGATGCCACTAACAACATCGGCACGATAGAAATTATTACCTACCAGGACCAAAGAAATTCACATCTTATTATTAGTGATGATGGCGACGGTATGTCACCCGAAACCTTAGATAAAATCTATGAACCTTATTTTACAACAAAAGAGCTGGGAAAGGGTACGGGACTTGGAATGTTTGTGGTCAAACAAATTGTAGATAATTTTGAAATTCGATTGGAAATTGAATCTTCACCAGGTAAAGGCTCGAAATTTCATTTTATTTTTCCTAAAGCATTGGAATCATAG
- a CDS encoding phosphotransferase codes for MYPGINETQLELIFSRYGKDCKIEPLQEEASTRRYFRITSVNGKEEVVCADETVNEDFIVISEFLNANGIRVPRIHDTNQNLGLTFMSFEGLKDFSTYNLNDYKNKFPILIDLILKLQSLDPPSLVKTRKFDTEKLSFETNLTLDKFEAFRKQFQIKTDITNEAKAFIEETVGYLNKYPINVFTHRDFHCRNILIAPNTDYALIDFQDARMGVPQYDLASILYDAYYPLPRDFRSLMLKSFRERNVDQTKKFNDTFYLQALQRSFKALGTYFRMVTDHKKDKFKTSIISCLNQLEEIIQLGMFADSLYIFVRSLREELSRHKEFKNL; via the coding sequence GTGTACCCAGGAATAAATGAAACACAATTAGAACTCATTTTTTCTCGTTATGGTAAAGATTGTAAAATTGAGCCATTACAAGAAGAAGCCTCCACTCGGCGATACTTTCGTATTACATCTGTAAACGGGAAAGAAGAGGTAGTATGTGCAGATGAAACGGTAAACGAGGATTTTATCGTTATTTCTGAATTTTTAAATGCTAACGGAATTCGTGTTCCGAGAATTCATGATACAAATCAAAATCTTGGACTCACCTTTATGAGTTTTGAAGGATTGAAGGATTTTAGTACTTACAACCTAAATGATTACAAAAATAAATTTCCAATTCTTATCGATTTAATTTTAAAACTCCAATCACTAGACCCACCTTCATTAGTCAAAACCAGAAAATTTGATACGGAAAAACTTAGTTTTGAAACAAACTTAACTTTAGATAAATTCGAAGCGTTTCGAAAACAGTTTCAAATTAAAACAGATATTACCAATGAAGCTAAAGCCTTTATTGAAGAGACTGTTGGTTATTTGAACAAATATCCTATTAATGTTTTTACTCATAGAGATTTCCATTGTCGAAATATCTTAATCGCTCCAAATACAGATTATGCATTAATAGATTTTCAAGATGCAAGAATGGGAGTTCCGCAATATGATTTGGCCTCTATTTTATACGATGCCTACTATCCTTTGCCTCGAGATTTTCGTTCCTTAATGTTGAAATCTTTCCGCGAAAGAAATGTTGACCAAACAAAAAAATTTAACGATACATTTTACCTGCAAGCTTTACAAAGATCTTTTAAAGCGCTCGGGACTTACTTTCGAATGGTAACAGACCATAAGAAAGATAAGTTCAAAACATCAATCATCTCTTGTTTGAATCAATTGGAAGAAATTATCCAATTGGGAATGTTTGCTGACTCCTTGTATATTTTTGTTAGAAGTTTGAGAGAGGAACTTAGTCGGCATAAGGAATTCAAAAATTTATGA
- a CDS encoding NTP transferase domain-containing protein, with the protein MKAFVLAAGYGKRMGTLTENCPKPLLKIQGITLLDYSLYLLYEWKISKVWINTHYLGEKIKEHIQKFIKYPIELLVEKEKILGTAGGIRTGLSDNDFENPILLINPDTLFFPNQNFSPKTSLSENVKIHLYLLPTPAGHSYTKINIDEGGLLNFGSGSYYYIGLAILNPSCLLHLEKNQYFDLSDIFKECAKRKEITGEVFSGTVLDLGTKELWNSYSTKDIFGTNLSKIQTFLNSSYMT; encoded by the coding sequence ATGAAAGCCTTTGTTTTAGCTGCTGGATATGGAAAACGAATGGGAACGCTCACTGAAAATTGTCCGAAACCTTTGTTAAAAATCCAAGGAATTACTCTTCTTGATTATAGTTTGTATCTCCTATATGAATGGAAGATTTCAAAAGTTTGGATCAACACACACTATTTAGGCGAAAAAATTAAAGAACATATTCAAAAATTTATAAAGTATCCAATTGAACTATTGGTAGAAAAAGAAAAAATTTTGGGAACTGCCGGTGGAATTCGAACAGGATTATCGGATAATGATTTTGAGAATCCTATTTTGCTTATTAATCCTGATACATTATTTTTTCCGAATCAAAACTTTTCACCTAAGACAAGTTTATCGGAAAATGTCAAAATTCATCTGTATTTACTTCCTACGCCTGCAGGTCATTCTTATACAAAAATAAATATCGATGAAGGAGGACTATTAAATTTTGGAAGTGGGTCGTATTACTATATTGGACTTGCGATCTTAAATCCAAGCTGCCTTCTTCATTTAGAAAAAAATCAATATTTTGATCTTTCTGATATCTTTAAAGAATGTGCAAAACGAAAGGAAATTACCGGAGAAGTATTCTCCGGCACTGTTCTAGATTTAGGAACAAAAGAACTCTGGAATTCATACTCCACAAAGGATATATTTGGAACGAATCTTTCCAAAATCCAAACTTTCCTAAATTCCTCATATATGACTTAG
- a CDS encoding glucose-6-phosphate isomerase, with protein sequence MSNLKISDRFAKSFLTETLIQKELENAEKARQTLLQKTGPGNEFLGWVDLPNKISSEDLQKVRIAAETIQSHSQYLVVVGIGGSYLGARAVIEALTPEFSAPETQKKSVKIIYAGHHLDADYHSRMLAFLENKEFSVNVISKSGTTTEPAIAFRLLLSLLERKYGRENVKNRVFATTDKQKGALKQLADEYGFPTFVIPDDVGGRYSVFTPVGLLPIAAAGFSINKLIDGAKQMEAELKTKSAAEGNIATIYATIRNCLYTKGKKTEILVSYTPALAFLSEWWKQLFGESEGKTGKGIFPASVQFTTDLHSMGQYIQDGERHLMETVIKIETPKQDVYLTEKPDDRDGLNYLAGKKLSEVNESAMLGTLIAHKDGGVPCLEIALPGLNEETIGELLYFFEFACGVSGYMLGVNPFDQPGVEDYKNNMFALLGKKGYENRKQEILSHI encoded by the coding sequence ATGTCGAACTTAAAAATTTCGGATAGATTTGCGAAATCTTTTCTTACTGAAACTTTGATTCAAAAGGAATTGGAAAATGCCGAAAAAGCCCGACAAACTTTGCTTCAAAAAACTGGACCCGGAAATGAGTTTTTAGGTTGGGTAGACCTTCCAAACAAAATAAGTTCTGAGGACCTCCAAAAGGTTCGGATCGCTGCGGAAACAATCCAATCTCATTCACAGTATTTGGTGGTGGTTGGAATTGGTGGAAGTTATTTGGGAGCAAGAGCCGTTATTGAGGCTTTAACACCTGAATTCAGTGCTCCTGAAACACAAAAGAAATCGGTAAAAATCATTTATGCAGGCCATCATTTAGATGCAGATTATCATTCACGAATGTTGGCATTCTTAGAGAACAAAGAGTTTTCAGTGAATGTAATTTCTAAATCCGGAACTACTACGGAACCTGCCATCGCCTTTCGTTTGTTACTTTCTCTTCTGGAACGTAAATATGGAAGAGAAAATGTAAAAAATCGAGTCTTCGCTACGACAGATAAACAGAAAGGTGCACTCAAACAATTGGCAGATGAATATGGATTTCCCACTTTTGTAATCCCTGATGATGTAGGTGGTCGATATTCTGTTTTTACACCGGTTGGATTGTTGCCGATTGCTGCCGCAGGTTTTAGTATCAATAAACTGATAGATGGGGCAAAACAAATGGAGGCAGAATTAAAAACAAAATCTGCTGCCGAAGGAAATATTGCCACAATCTATGCAACGATTCGAAATTGCCTGTATACAAAAGGCAAAAAAACAGAAATATTAGTTAGTTATACCCCCGCTCTGGCTTTTTTATCAGAATGGTGGAAACAACTATTTGGTGAAAGTGAAGGAAAAACTGGTAAAGGAATTTTTCCTGCCTCCGTTCAATTTACAACAGATCTGCATTCTATGGGACAATACATCCAAGATGGGGAAAGACATCTTATGGAAACAGTCATTAAAATAGAAACACCTAAACAAGATGTATATTTAACTGAAAAACCAGATGATCGTGATGGATTGAATTATTTAGCAGGAAAAAAACTTTCTGAAGTAAACGAAAGTGCAATGCTTGGAACTCTGATTGCTCATAAAGATGGTGGAGTACCTTGTTTGGAAATCGCATTACCTGGATTAAATGAGGAAACAATTGGCGAACTTTTATATTTCTTTGAGTTCGCTTGCGGAGTTTCTGGATATATGTTAGGTGTAAATCCTTTTGACCAACCAGGTGTGGAAGACTATAAAAACAATATGTTTGCTTTACTTGGAAAAAAGGGATATGAAAACAGAAAACAAGAAATCCTAAGTCATATATGA
- the galK gene encoding galactokinase: MDSLRSKENLNRFESLFGKTKELPRLFQAPARINIIGEHVDYLGGIVLPAAIDFFVEVYLRPNNTASYNLHSVTYNETVELKKPLQPNSKSPWTDYISGVISEIEKKGHIVPGFDLLVDGNIPQGSGLSSSAAFEVVTGYAIQETFGLVISREEIALIGQRAENNFVGTKCGIMDQFIIAVGKKDDCISLNTSTLKYSYHHFELGNNEFYLINSKVKHSLKDSAYNKRREECESALVKIKAKYPKFTHLYEVELSDKELDECHLTNEELKRTKHVTSERERTKIVIDGLETGDFKTVGTSLFQTHWSLSKDFEVSCPEIDFIVDSLQSLGVTGARMIGGGFGGCVLVLDMKDHFSKIDAVLKKSYQQKFNVEIDFYKFQISDGVKEISI, translated from the coding sequence GTGGATTCTTTAAGAAGTAAAGAAAATTTGAATCGATTTGAATCATTATTTGGAAAAACAAAAGAGCTGCCTCGTTTGTTCCAGGCACCCGCTAGAATCAATATCATAGGGGAACATGTAGATTATTTGGGTGGAATCGTACTTCCGGCCGCCATCGACTTTTTTGTCGAAGTGTATCTTCGCCCGAATAATACAGCTTCTTACAATTTACACTCTGTCACATATAACGAAACTGTAGAACTTAAAAAACCACTCCAACCAAATTCAAAATCACCTTGGACAGATTATATATCCGGAGTCATTTCTGAAATTGAAAAGAAGGGTCATATAGTCCCAGGATTTGATTTGTTAGTAGATGGAAATATCCCGCAAGGATCTGGCCTTTCTTCATCGGCTGCTTTTGAAGTGGTAACTGGTTATGCGATCCAAGAAACCTTTGGGTTGGTTATTTCACGCGAAGAAATTGCTCTCATAGGACAAAGGGCAGAAAACAATTTCGTAGGAACCAAATGTGGAATCATGGACCAATTCATCATTGCAGTTGGCAAAAAGGATGATTGTATATCCTTAAATACGAGTACACTAAAATATTCGTACCATCATTTTGAACTAGGAAACAATGAGTTTTACCTTATCAATTCGAAAGTGAAACATAGTTTAAAAGATAGTGCTTACAACAAACGTAGAGAAGAATGCGAGTCTGCATTGGTAAAAATCAAAGCAAAGTATCCAAAATTTACACATTTATATGAAGTTGAACTATCTGACAAAGAATTAGATGAATGCCACCTAACAAATGAAGAATTAAAACGAACCAAACACGTGACATCGGAACGAGAAAGGACTAAAATTGTAATCGATGGTTTGGAAACAGGAGACTTTAAAACTGTTGGTACTTCCCTTTTTCAGACACATTGGTCATTATCGAAAGATTTCGAAGTCTCTTGTCCCGAAATTGATTTCATAGTTGATTCTTTGCAGAGTCTAGGCGTCACTGGTGCCAGAATGATCGGCGGTGGCTTTGGAGGATGCGTACTCGTACTAGATATGAAAGACCATTTTTCCAAAATCGATGCAGTTTTAAAAAAAAGTTATCAACAAAAATTTAACGTTGAGATAGACTTCTACAAGTTTCAAATTTCGGACGGGGTAAAGGAAATTTCAATATGA
- a CDS encoding STAS domain-containing protein gives MIENWSDYTVESGDFKMEVLQQRFVPLPETAVYFELSGEINLYNSQVMKENLEILISKGINYIFLNFEQVSYIDSSGLGVCLGIHSRLMKQKGYIRIISPSEKVRYVLELTKLRSLLQIFPTLEQAVKSD, from the coding sequence ATGATCGAAAACTGGAGTGATTACACAGTTGAAAGTGGAGACTTTAAAATGGAAGTTCTCCAACAGAGATTTGTCCCCCTTCCAGAAACCGCTGTGTATTTTGAATTGTCGGGAGAAATCAACCTCTACAATTCCCAAGTTATGAAAGAAAATTTGGAAATTCTCATTTCCAAAGGTATCAACTATATCTTCCTAAACTTTGAACAAGTCAGTTATATCGATAGTTCTGGACTCGGTGTGTGTTTGGGAATTCATTCCAGACTTATGAAACAAAAGGGATATATCCGTATCATCTCCCCATCTGAAAAAGTCAGATACGTTTTAGAACTTACAAAACTTCGTAGCTTGCTCCAAATTTTTCCAACATTGGAACAAGCTGTAAAATCAGATTAG
- the mtnP gene encoding S-methyl-5'-thioadenosine phosphorylase, producing MANVVKIGVIGGTGLYSIDGMEIIQEIHPETPWGKPSDTITIGRFKGKEIAFLPRHGKGHSLNPSEVPVRANIAALKQLGVEEIIAFSSVGSLRQEIAPRDFVIPSQIIDRTKARPSTFFENGMVAHAPFADPFSPGLGKKVEEAAKLINLPIHTNKTLICMEGPLFSTRAESHMYRSWGADIINMTVLPEAKLAREAEILYQMVCMSTDYDCWKEDEAHVTLEMVLGNLSKNAETAKKLLSALIDLLGKSDDTSLVGSTKFSLVTAPEKRNPEQIKKLKFLFPTYF from the coding sequence ATGGCAAATGTAGTGAAAATCGGGGTCATTGGTGGAACTGGCCTATATTCAATCGATGGAATGGAGATCATTCAAGAAATTCACCCGGAAACTCCTTGGGGTAAACCTTCAGACACAATCACCATAGGACGTTTCAAAGGGAAAGAAATTGCTTTTTTGCCACGACATGGAAAAGGTCATTCTTTAAATCCAAGCGAAGTTCCAGTTCGTGCAAACATTGCCGCCTTAAAACAGTTAGGTGTTGAAGAAATCATTGCATTTAGTTCTGTGGGAAGTTTGCGTCAAGAAATCGCCCCAAGAGATTTTGTGATCCCGTCACAAATTATTGACCGTACCAAAGCTCGTCCGTCTACATTTTTCGAAAATGGTATGGTGGCACATGCTCCTTTTGCTGATCCATTTTCGCCGGGTCTTGGTAAAAAAGTAGAGGAAGCTGCGAAACTAATCAACCTTCCCATTCATACAAACAAAACTTTGATTTGTATGGAAGGGCCACTTTTCTCAACAAGAGCAGAGTCCCATATGTATAGGTCTTGGGGTGCTGACATCATTAACATGACAGTATTACCAGAAGCAAAACTTGCTAGGGAAGCAGAGATCCTTTACCAAATGGTTTGTATGTCTACAGATTATGACTGTTGGAAAGAAGATGAAGCCCATGTAACATTGGAAATGGTTTTGGGTAACTTAAGTAAAAATGCAGAAACAGCAAAGAAGTTACTTTCGGCATTAATTGACCTTTTAGGAAAGTCGGATGACACAAGTCTTGTGGGAAGCACAAAGTTTTCTTTGGTGACTGCTCCAGAAAAAAGGAATCCAGAACAGATTAAAAAACTAAAATTCCTTTTTCCTACTTATTTCTAA
- a CDS encoding DUF4139 domain-containing protein: MKSKILSITTLTLLFFTAGNITSDSAFDMSTQSDRKTVSVTIYNGGIGLVRETRTLNLSKGIRTLRFEDVPSQIIPQTVRVKGEDPKKLTVFEQNYEYDLISQERLMDKYIGKEVTLHKEGKDKTTSVKATLIANNGSPVYKIGDEISLGYNGRVTVPTIPENLFAKPTLVWKLKNETEKEQTLEVSYQTNGLGWSADYILVLDKEENLCGLNSWVTLNNNSGAEFKNAILQLVAGKVNLVSNQVTSYAAHPRSVKKTMVKEYDESAEAPEFNQENLSEYYLYTLDQPTNIGYNQTKQVQLFQSEGIEIKKYFVFENLPMYEGNEKNFNNANIKYIFKNAKKNNLGRPLPLGTIRVFKADSKGRQQLLGEDTIDHTPENEEVKIRTGQAFDVVANGKRLSNEVFKLSRGDKSTYSVEIRNRKKEEIEVRFYASLWGDWNITKSSHKFTKESATKAYSDVPLKANETVTVEYTVETKYH; encoded by the coding sequence ATGAAATCCAAAATACTATCGATAACCACTCTAACACTTCTGTTTTTTACTGCAGGCAATATCACATCCGATTCCGCTTTTGACATGTCCACACAATCTGATCGCAAAACAGTAAGTGTGACTATCTATAATGGGGGGATAGGTCTGGTAAGGGAAACTCGGACATTGAATCTCTCAAAAGGAATTCGCACCTTACGGTTCGAAGATGTTCCGTCACAAATCATCCCGCAAACTGTGCGAGTCAAAGGGGAAGATCCAAAAAAACTCACAGTCTTCGAACAAAACTATGAATACGATTTAATTTCCCAAGAACGCCTTATGGACAAATACATAGGAAAAGAAGTGACTCTCCACAAAGAAGGGAAAGATAAAACTACTTCTGTAAAGGCAACTTTGATCGCAAATAACGGTAGCCCGGTCTATAAAATTGGCGATGAAATTTCTTTGGGTTACAATGGACGTGTGACTGTTCCTACAATTCCCGAAAACCTATTTGCGAAACCTACACTTGTATGGAAATTGAAGAACGAAACAGAAAAGGAACAAACTTTAGAAGTATCTTACCAAACCAATGGACTTGGATGGTCAGCCGATTACATCCTCGTTTTGGATAAGGAAGAGAATCTATGCGGTCTAAATTCTTGGGTCACCTTAAATAACAATTCAGGAGCGGAGTTCAAAAACGCTATATTACAACTCGTTGCTGGAAAAGTCAATTTAGTGTCCAATCAAGTAACATCCTATGCAGCACATCCGCGATCTGTGAAAAAAACAATGGTCAAAGAATATGATGAATCGGCAGAAGCACCTGAGTTCAATCAGGAAAATTTATCCGAATACTATTTATATACTTTGGACCAACCAACAAACATTGGTTATAATCAAACGAAACAAGTCCAACTTTTCCAATCAGAAGGAATCGAAATCAAAAAATATTTCGTATTTGAAAATCTCCCTATGTATGAAGGAAATGAAAAGAATTTCAACAATGCAAACATCAAATACATTTTTAAAAATGCTAAGAAAAACAATCTAGGAAGACCTCTCCCACTAGGCACCATTCGTGTTTTTAAAGCTGATTCTAAAGGCCGCCAACAACTTCTAGGAGAAGATACAATTGATCATACTCCCGAAAACGAAGAAGTAAAGATTCGCACTGGTCAAGCTTTTGATGTAGTTGCCAATGGAAAACGACTCTCCAATGAAGTATTCAAACTCTCTCGTGGAGATAAATCTACTTACTCGGTAGAAATTCGAAATAGAAAAAAAGAAGAAATCGAAGTTAGGTTCTATGCAAGTCTCTGGGGAGATTGGAATATCACAAAATCTTCTCATAAATTTACTAAAGAATCTGCAACGAAAGCTTACTCCGATGTACCTTTAAAAGCTAATGAAACTGTCACTGTGGAATATACTGTTGAGACTAAATACCACTGA
- a CDS encoding phytoene desaturase family protein, producing the protein MENKYDVIIIGSGIGGLTAASILSQVAKKKVLVLERHFKLGGFTHTFKRLGKFEWDVGIHYIGDLAEGSMLRTLFDAITRKGVTWNKMEEPFEVFDYPDFSFPVYGKKERFKSDLKEKFPLESEAIDQYFRDVEIFTQWFGRHFTLKALPAVFEKAAKFLNINHISTPYITTKEYMETHIRDEKLRAVLCSQWGDYGLPPSSSSFAIHSMIVAHYFNGGYFPIGGSSKIVDSIEPIVEENGGSLKILHTVKEILLEGDKAIGVKVEVQKGKTFSEQEFFADVIVSDAGAYTTYNKLLPKEHSVSFQKPLENLSTQGTTSITLYIGFKESPRKLGFHGENHWIFPDTNHDACYAKRNDLANGNPPMMYLSFPSLKNPEAEGHTAEAISFADYSLFAKWKDEPWKKRGEDYTKLKETIIEGMLTFLEERFPGFRDLIEFTELSTPITTEFFTGHKEGSIYGLSCTPERFKQEWLGVRTTIKNLYLTGADACSPGVAGALMGGVAASSVVLGLTGTLRLMKDLFQKSQETG; encoded by the coding sequence ATGGAAAATAAATATGACGTAATCATTATTGGATCTGGTATTGGTGGCCTTACGGCCGCCTCTATCCTTTCACAAGTTGCTAAAAAGAAAGTACTAGTACTTGAACGTCATTTTAAGTTAGGTGGATTTACCCATACATTCAAAAGACTTGGAAAATTTGAATGGGACGTGGGGATCCATTATATTGGGGATTTAGCAGAAGGTTCGATGTTGCGAACTCTATTTGATGCCATCACAAGAAAAGGTGTCACCTGGAATAAAATGGAAGAACCTTTCGAAGTTTTTGATTATCCAGATTTTAGTTTTCCCGTGTATGGAAAAAAGGAAAGGTTTAAGTCAGACTTAAAAGAAAAGTTTCCCTTAGAATCCGAGGCCATTGACCAATACTTCCGTGATGTGGAAATTTTTACTCAATGGTTTGGTAGGCATTTTACTTTAAAAGCCTTACCTGCTGTTTTTGAAAAGGCAGCCAAGTTTTTAAACATTAACCATATCTCTACCCCCTATATCACCACCAAAGAATATATGGAAACACATATTCGTGATGAAAAATTAAGAGCCGTTCTTTGTTCCCAATGGGGTGATTACGGACTTCCTCCCTCTAGTTCTTCTTTTGCCATTCATTCCATGATTGTTGCCCATTATTTCAATGGTGGTTACTTTCCAATCGGTGGATCTTCCAAAATTGTAGATTCCATAGAACCAATCGTAGAAGAAAATGGGGGAAGTTTAAAAATTCTCCACACCGTAAAAGAAATCCTTCTCGAAGGGGATAAAGCAATTGGAGTGAAAGTAGAAGTCCAAAAAGGAAAAACTTTTTCGGAACAAGAGTTCTTTGCTGATGTGATCGTCTCTGATGCGGGGGCCTACACTACTTATAACAAATTATTACCAAAAGAACATTCGGTTTCTTTTCAAAAGCCTTTGGAAAATTTGAGTACACAAGGAACCACATCCATCACACTCTACATTGGATTTAAGGAATCTCCTAGAAAGTTAGGGTTCCATGGCGAAAATCACTGGATTTTTCCTGACACAAATCATGACGCTTGTTATGCGAAAAGAAATGATTTGGCCAACGGAAATCCACCCATGATGTATTTATCCTTTCCTTCTTTAAAAAATCCAGAGGCCGAAGGACATACTGCAGAAGCCATTAGTTTTGCTGACTATTCTCTCTTTGCTAAATGGAAAGACGAACCTTGGAAAAAACGTGGCGAAGACTATACAAAATTGAAAGAAACGATTATAGAAGGAATGTTAACTTTTTTAGAGGAACGATTTCCTGGATTTCGAGATCTTATCGAGTTCACTGAACTCTCTACTCCCATTACCACAGAGTTTTTTACCGGACATAAAGAAGGTTCGATTTATGGACTTTCCTGTACACCGGAACGCTTTAAACAAGAATGGTTAGGTGTGAGGACAACTATCAAAAATCTTTACCTAACAGGAGCGGATGCTTGCTCTCCTGGGGTGGCCGGCGCTCTTATGGGCGGTGTAGCAGCTTCCTCTGTGGTTTTAGGGCTCACTGGTACTCTTCGGCTCATGAAAGATCTTTTCCAAAAGAGCCAAGAAACCGGTTGA
- a CDS encoding MarR family winged helix-turn-helix transcriptional regulator — MGTKFKGSKKEVQALDAFIKLKRAAESLSSRLISEFTKWNISESQFGVLETLYHLGPLCQKDLGDKILKSTGNITLVIDNLEKRSLVERVRGVEDRRFISVHLTSEGKKLIEQIFPDHVKRITSEFAVLSPDEQEVLGKICKKLGKRNEVLAK, encoded by the coding sequence ATGGGAACAAAATTTAAAGGATCTAAAAAAGAAGTACAAGCTCTGGATGCGTTCATCAAACTGAAACGCGCAGCAGAATCTTTATCTTCTCGACTCATTTCTGAGTTTACCAAGTGGAATATCTCGGAAAGCCAGTTCGGGGTTTTAGAGACTTTGTATCATTTGGGTCCACTTTGCCAAAAAGATCTTGGGGACAAAATTCTTAAGAGTACAGGAAACATTACCCTCGTGATCGACAACTTGGAAAAAAGAAGTCTTGTAGAACGTGTACGTGGTGTGGAAGACAGAAGATTTATCTCTGTCCACTTAACTTCGGAAGGGAAAAAACTCATCGAACAAATTTTTCCTGACCATGTGAAACGAATCACTTCAGAATTTGCAGTTCTCTCACCAGACGAACAAGAAGTCCTTGGAAAGATCTGTAAAAAATTAGGAAAAAGAAACGAAGTTTTGGCGAAATAG